One Gemmatimonadota bacterium genomic window, GAAATGTACGCCGAGAGCCGGATCGAGCTACGGCCGACGCACCACAGCCATCGCGTCGCCGTACGAGTAGAAGCGGTACGGGCCCTGGATCGCCTCCGCGTAGGCGGCCATCGTGCGCTCGTACCCGCCGAGCGCGGCGACCAGCATCAGCAACGTCGACCGCGGCAGATGAAAGTTCGTGAGCAGGCAGTCGACGACCTTGAACGCGTAGGGCGGGCGAATGAACAGCTCCGTCGACCCGCTGCCAGCCGAGACGACGCCGTCGGCCGAAGCGACCGACTCGAGGGTTCGAACCGTGGTCGTCCCAACCGCCCACACCCTCCCGCCCGCCACCCGCGCACTGTTGATGCTCCGGGCGGCAGCGTCGGAGACCACGTAGCGCTCGTGGTGCATGTCGTGCAGCGCTGGATCGTCCGCCTCGACGGGCCGAAACGTACCGACGCCGATGTGCAGCGTAATCGCCGCCCAGGAAATCCCCTTGGCATCGAGCGCGCTCAATAGCTCGTCGGTGAAGTGGAGACCCGCCGTGGGCGCGGCGACCGAGCCCGCTTCGCGCGCGTACACGGTCTGGTAACGTTCGCGATCGAGCGGCTCATCGTCTCGGTCGATGTAGGGAGGCAGCGGCACGTGTCCGTGACGCTCCAGCGCCTCCGTAACGGAGCCCGCGGTGATGAGGCGCACGAGACGCCCACCGCCCGGAGCCGAATCCACGATCTCCACCGCCAAGTCGTCCGCGATCACGACCGTACGCCCGGGCTTGAGCTTGCCGCCGGGCCGCACCAGCGCCTCCCACACGTAAGGATCGTTCATTTCGCGTCCAGGACGCACGAGGAGGATCTCCGCGGGCGCACCGGTGGGCTTCCGCCCCAAGAGGCGAACCGGTAGCACTTTGCTCTCGTTGACGACCAGCACGTCACCGGACTCGAAGAGGTCGACCACGTCGCGGAAGCGGTGGTGCTGTAGGCGGGCCGGACCCGGTGGAACGACGAGAAGCCGACTCTCGTCCCTTCGCACGGCGGGATACCTCGCGATCCGCTCAGCGGGAAGCTCGTACTCGTAATCAGAGACGAGTGAGCCGTCGCGGCGACGCAAGCTATTCTTCGACGAAGAGCGTGCCCTGCGGACTCTTTTGCCCGTCGGGAATCGTGTACCCGAACCGGCGGAACGCACGCGGCGTCGCGACCCTACCCTGAGGCGTGCGCATCAGGAAGCCCTCCATGATCAGGAACGGCTCGTACACCTCCTCGAGCGTCGTCGCATCTTCCCCCATCGCGACCGCGAGCGAGCTCAACCCGACCGGCCCCCCCTCGAATTTCTCGATGAGCGTCTTCAACACACGCGCATCCATCTCGTCGAGACCATACTCGTCGACGTCGAGCATGCGCAGCGCGTCCTGCGCGACGCCCAGGTCGATGCGGCTATCCGCCCTGACCTGCGCGAAATCCCGGACGCGGCGGAGCAGGCGATTGGCGACTCGGGGGGTGCCGCGCGCGCGCTTCGCGAGCTCGGCGGCCCCGTCGTCGGACACGTCGATGCCGAGGATTTTCGCGCTGCGCTGCACGATCGTGGTGAGCTCGTCGGGCGGGTAGTAGTTGAGGCGCTGCACGATGCCGAAGCGGGCCCGCATCGGTGCCGTGAGCCGGCCGAACCGGGTCGTCGCGCCCACCAGAGTGAACTTCTCGATCTTCATCGTCATCGTCTGGGCCTTGGGACCGTCGGACAGTCGGATGTCGATGTGCCAATCCTCCATCGCCGGGTAGAGGAACTCCTCGATGATAGGACGAAGGCGGTGGATCTCGTCGATGAAGAGGATGTCCCCCGCACGCTGATTGGTGAGGATGCTTACCAGGTCGGCCGGCTTCTCGAGCACCGGGCCGGACGTCGTCTTGATGTTCACGCCCATCTCGCGGGCGATGAGCGCCGCGAGCGTGGTCTTGCCCAGTCCCGGTGGGCCGTGAAACAGAAGATGATCAAGCTCTTCGCGACGCTGCTTCGCGGCCTGGATCGCGATCGAAAGCGCCTCGCGCACCTTGGTCTGCCCGATGAACTCGTCGAGTCGGTGCGGACGAAGCGTCGGCTCCGCCTGCTTGTCGTCCGCGAGCGTCTCCGGGGTGGTGATGTGGGTGTGCTCGGTCATGGCAGGGAATGTAAGGTGTCGGTCGCGGGCGTGACGCGACCGCCTCAGCCCTTCGCCAGTGCCTGTCGGATCAGGTCCTCGGTCGAGTCGGGGGCGCCGCTCTCGAGCACGTTGCGCACCGCTTGATCCGCATCGGTGAAGGAGTAGCCGAGCGCCACGAGCGCCTGCACTGCCTCTCGCGCTCCACCCATCTGCCCGGGCGTACTCGGAGTCGCGATCGCGAGGTCGGTGACCCTGTCGGCGAGCTCCAGCGCGATCTTCTCGGCCCTCTTCTTGCCGATGCCGCTGATCTGCTGAAGCGCAGCCGTATCCTTCTCGACGAGCGCACGAACCAGCCGCTCCGCCGAGTACGTCGACATCATCGCGAGCGCGACCTTGGCCCCGACTCCGGACGCCGTGAGCAAGCGCTGGAACAGCGTGCGCTCGTGCGCCTCGATGAAGCCGTAGAGCGCGACCGAAGTGTCGGTCACGACCTGAAGCGTTCTCAGCTCCAGCGCGGCACCCGGTCCGGGGAGCCGCTGGAGCACGGTGAGCGGCACCTCGACCTCGTAAACCACGCCACCCCGGGTCTCGAGCTCGATCCGGCCGGTGTCACGGGCGAGCAAAGTCCCGTGCAGGCGCGAGATCATGTGGGGAAGCTCCCCATCAGAGCGTGGCACAGCGCGGCCGCGACCCCATCCGCCGCATCAGCCGGAGTCGGCGCATCTTTCAATCGGAGCTGCTGCTTCACCATGAATCCGACCTGCTCCTTGGAAGCGTTGCCGGAACCGACCACTGCCTTCTTGATCTGCCGAGGAGCGTACTCGGCGATCGGGATTTGACGCAGGGCCGCGGCCAGCAGGATCACCCCGCGCACGTGCCCGAGCTTGAGCGCGCTCTGCGCGTTCTTGCCGTGGAAGACGTTCTCGACCGATACCGCGAAAGGTTCGTGTCGCTCGATGAGGCCGGCGACGCCCTCGAAGATCTCACGAATCCGGTTCGCGAGGGTCTCCTTGGTGGACGTCCGGATGACCCCGCACTCCACCAGCGAGACGGCGCCGCCACTTCGGCGCGCGACGACGCCGTACCCTGTGGCCGCCGTACCTGGGTCGATGCCGAGGATGATGACTTCTTCCGAGCTGCGTCCGTCCGTCACGTGTACGTGGGCTCCGCCCGCGTCACATCGCCTCGGCGAGAACCGCCTCGTCGATATCGGCGTTGGAATGAACCTTTTGCACGTCGTCGAGATCGTCGAGCCAGTGGAGCAGCTTCAGCAGCCTAACGGCATCTTTGCCGGTCACCGCCATCTCGTTCTTCGCGATCCGTGTGAGCTCGGCCGAGGTGATTTCGATTCCGGCCTTCTCGAGGCCGGCCTGAACTCTCATGAAGTCGGCGGGCTCAGCCGTGACGACGAACTCGTCGCCATAGTCCGCTACATCCTCCGCGCCCGCATCGATCGCCGCCTCGAAAACCGAGTCCTCGCTGTAGCGAGAGGCGTCGATGGTAAACACGCCCTTCCGCTCGAACTGCCAGGCGACCGACCCGTCGGTCCCGAGGCTGCCGTCGAACTTCGCCAGCGCGTGGCGCACGTCCGCGACCGTCCGGTTGGTGTTGTCCGTGAGACACTCGATGAAGAGCGCCACACCGCCAGGGCCGTAACCCTCGTAAGTGATCTCCTCGTAGCTCACGCCCTCGAGCTCGCCCGTGCCTTTCTTGATCGCCCGCTCGATGTTGTCGGCAGGCATGGAGTTGGACTTCGCGGTGTCGACTGCGAGCCGGAGGCGCGCGTTGTACTCGGGGTCACCGCCGCCCTCGCGCGCCGCGACGGTGATCTCTCGGATGAGCTTGGTGAAGAGGGCCCCGCGCTTTGCGTCGTTGGCGCCCTTCTTGCGCTTGATCTTGGACCACTTGTTATGGCCGGACACGAGTCCTCCCCTTGTCCTGCATTCGGTGCATCGGTTCGGGGCTCAAAAGTACGCCGTGGTGTGGTGGCGGATCAATCGTGCGGCCGTGGCGACCCACACGCCGGCCCTTCTAGCGCCCCCTGCCGAAGCCTCCGCCACCAAAGCCCCCAAAACCGGCGCGGCGGAAGCGGTTGTTCACGACGTTGTTGAAGATCGAGCCGAACTGAATGGAGAAGCCGACCTGGAGACCGTAGTTGAACGACGTAGCCCGCTGGCGAAGCCGGAGCAGAGCCTCCTCGTCCGTCGTGCCACCGGCCGACAGGTAGATCTGGTCGTCGACCCACGCTACGTCCCCACGCGCGTTCACGCTGAGGCCGCGCACGATGCGGAAGTCGATATCGCCGCGCAGGGAGAGGTTGTTGCGCTCGAAGTCGTGCAGGTAGTGCGAGCCCCTGATGCTGAAAGAGGCATCGCCCCAGGTCTGACGCTGGGAGAACTGAATCTGAAGCGACTGCTCGAATCGTGTCTCCGAGTCCTCGCCGAGCAAGGTCGTCTCGAAGTAGTTGCGGTACCCGGGCCCGATCTTGTAGTAGAACGTGAACGAGCGCCTCGTCGCCTCGTCGTACGGGAAAACGCTGTACTCTACGCCAGGCGTGAGCTCGGCCCTGAAGTCTTGATTGGTCCGGGTACTTCGCCCGGCAGTGCCCTCGAAGCCGACGGACCAGTGGTCGGCGATCGAATAGACGACGAGAGGGTTGAAGCCGTAGTCGGTTCGCACATCGAGGAAGTCGCCGTCGTCCAGTTCGATGTCTACCCGGTTGTGGTTGACGTTTCCGCGTAGATTGATCTTCCAAGTCGGAGTCACGCGGCTCGCCGAGAGGCTCCCGGTGACACGTGTAGTGCTGCGTGTGGACTCACCGTCCAGATTTGCGCTCCCGCTGATACGGAAGGCCCACAGGTTCCACGGATCGTCTACCTCGTCCCGGGACACGAGTCGCTGCCCCTGCCCCGCGCTTTCGGGATCGGGGCGCGTGAGCGTCACGAGCCCGCGATACCCCGCCGTGTTCGCGAAGAGTGCCAACCCGATGCCCAGCATGTGCGAGATCTGGTCGAGCTGCTCACGGTCCGTGTCCGTGGAGAGCGTCTGGAAGAGGTGCGTGTCTTCGTACCCATCCTGCGAGCCGTGGCCCAGGAAATCGAGACGGTACTCTCGTCCACCCGAGCCGGTGGTGAGGCTCGTCATGATGACGTGCACGTCCGCCACCTCCCGGTCCCGGACCCAGTTCACCCAGTCGATCTCAGTGCGGTAGTACTGGTCGTTGCAGTTCCGTCCATCGCAGTCGAAAAAGACGTTCGGACGGCTGTAGCCGTTGCTTTCCTGGGCCACCGCCCCGACGATCGGTGCGAAGACGAGCGCGAACGGGAGCAACAGGAGTTTATGGGAAAGGCGCATCTGTGCATTCGTGAATTGGGGGGGCACCCGACGACACCGGGACACGGCAAAGGGGTGGTTCTGTTGAAAACGAATGCTAACCCCGAGGTGTCACCGACAAGCGAGGAGGAACCCGCGCCTTCGTCGCTTGCTCCAGCACATACGCGTAGCCGAGCAACTCGGCCTCGGTCCACAGATCCCCGATGAACGCGAGCACGAACGGCGTACCGTCCTCGTAGTAGCTGTACGGCACCGTCACGACCGGTACGCCCAAGTGGTTGATGATGTTGCTGGGCAGCTCCGGCCAGTTGTTCGGCTTGTAATCCGGACGCTCCGGATCTTCAATCAAATCACGGTTCGGCGCGCCCGCCTGGGGGAAGAAGAGCCCGTCCAGATCGTGCTCTTCGAGCACGCCGCGATACAGCTCACGCATCCGCATACGCCACGCCTGGAAGGCATCCCCGGCCTCGGTCGCACTCGGCCTCGCAGGCGGCGCGGGGCCGCGCCCGCCACGCCCGCCACGCCCACCGCGCCTACGTCCCCACCGGAACTCCCGGCCGCTCAGAGCCTCCCATTCCTCGACGCTATCGAACGGAGCGTTCGGCCCCAGGCCCTGCATATAGACGAGCATGTCGTATGCGCGCTGCGAAGGGACCCGGCCGCGCTCGCCATACAGCTCGATGAAGCCGCTGCCCTCGAACGGATCCTCCACGACCTCGGCACCAAGACTTTCCAGCGTGGCGATCGCGTCCCGGTACTCGGCCTCGGTCAGCGGATCGAGTGGGAGCCACTGGCTGCGCCAGCCAGGACCCACGAGCCCGAAGCGCTTGCCCTCGAGCGTCGCACTGTCGAGCGCAGCGAGATAGCCACCCTCGGGCATGTGACCCACCGCAGCGTACGTCGCGGGATCCTCGGGCGTCGGACCCGCGATCACATCGAGCGTCCGGGCTGCATCGCGCACCGTGCGAGCCAGCGGGCCTACCACGTCTACGTATGTCCCGCTCACCGGCACGATGCCCTCGATAGGAGCGAGACCGTATGTGGCCTTCACCGCGACCAGCCCTTGAGCCGAAGCCGGGTTTTGCAGCGAACCACCCGTCTCGGTCCCGAGCCCGAGCACCGCGAAGCTGGCGTTGACCGCGGTCGCGGTCCCACCGCTCGACCCACCGGGCACCTTGTCCACGTTGTACGGGTTGAGCGTCACCCCGGCGACGGTGCTCTCGGTGCGCGTCCCATGGCCCGCGAAATCGGGCAGGTTGGTCTTTCCGAGTATGATCGCGCCGGCGGCCCGGAGGCGGTCGACGACGGCGGCGTTGTCGTCCGGGATCATGTCGACGCCACCGGTCGCGCTGCTGAAGCCTTCGAAGCCCGCCGTCGTGACTCGTCCGGCCTGGTCGATGTTGTCCTTGATGACGACGGGCACGCCGTGCAGCGGGCCCACGGGCCCAGTGGAAGCGTACAGCTCGTCCAGATCGGCAGCGATGAGCAACGCGTCGGGGTTCATCGAGATGAACGCGTTGTAGTGGTCCTCGTACTGTTCGATGCGATCGAGGAATGCGCGCGTGAGCTCTACCGCAGTGTATTCCCCGTCGGCGTATGCGGCCTGGATCTGGTCGACGGTGAGTTCCACGACGTCGATCGCTTGGGCGCTCGCAACAGAGGGGCACCAACACATCGCCCCAGCCCAAAGCCACCGACGCATGGTCCGCAAGCTCAGCCCCCGTCCTGCCCCTCGCCATCCTCGGAGATCGGCCGGGTGCGAATCGTCGGATACTCGATCCCGAGCTGCTCGAGATACGTGTCGAAGCGCGTCGCGTCGAAGTAGAAGGGACGCATCAGGGGGCGCCACCGCGCCATCTTGTCCTCGTTAAGCCAGATCGCAGGTTGGTCCGTCGGCGCGATGAACGGAATGTATTCCGTTTCAACGGTCTGTACGTCGTTGAAGTAGTCCCAGGCGGCTTCGACGGTCTCCCCATCGAGAAAGAGGTCGAGCAGTGTCAGAGCCTGGACCTTCGCGCCCGCGACTCCACCCTTGTGCGCGATCGGGGTCGCCATCGCGATTCCGTTCGCCCAGTTGTGTCCGGGACCGCCACTCATGTTCGACGGATAGCGGAGCGTCACGGTGGGCATGTTCCAGGAAACGTCGCCGATGTCGTCCGAGCCGCCGCCGAGGGATCGCGACAGGTCGACCGGACCACGAAGAGAGCCGATCGTGTCCGGAAGGCCGGTGATGTCAACCCCCATCTCGGCCTGGAACGCCTCGGCGAAGCGCCGGTCGTCGTCGCTCCACTCCGGCATGCCTACGCGCTCGATATTGGCGTAGGTGACCTCCGCGACCGGCTTGCTGAAGTGCCGACCCCACGCCGATCCGACCGTCATGATCGTGTCGACCTGGGTGCCCGTCATGAGGGCCGCGCCCTGGGCCATCAGGACCGCCGCGTCGTATTGCTCCTTGGTGAGCTCGTAGTCACGCTCCCGGAAGTAGAACCAGATCGTCGCGGTTTGAGGCACCACGTTGGGCTGGTCGCCACCCTCGACGATGATGTAGTGCGACCGCGCCGCCGGCCGCAGGTGCTCGCGCTTGAACTCCCACGCCTGCCCCATGAGCATAATGGCATCGAGCGCGGAGCGGCCCCGCCACGGTGACCCCGCCGAGTGAGCGCTTTCACCCGTGAAGCGGAACTGAACCGACCAGAGCGCGTTTCCTCCGGCCTGCCCCCAGCTCATGCCGAAGCCGTTTGACACGTGCGTGAAGAGGTTCACATCGACGCCGTCGAAGACGCCTTCGCGGACAAAAAACGCTTTCGACGCAACCAACTCCTCCGCGACGCCCGGCCAGAGCAGCAGCGTCCCGTCGATGTTCTCCCGCTCCATCAGCTCCTTCACGACTAGAGCGCTGACGATGTTTACCGCCTGACCCGAGTTGTGCCCCTCGCCGTGCCCCGGCGCCATGGGAATGATCGGGTCGCGGTACGCCACGCCCGGCTTCTGGTTCGACTGCGGGATGCCGTCGACGTCCGAGCCCATCGCGATCACCGGCGAGCCCGTGCCGTTCGACCATCGAGCTGTCCACGCGCTCGGTATGCCTGCGATGCCCAGCTCGATCTCGAAGCCCTCCGCCTCGAGTAGCTCGGTCAAGTAGCGCTGGCTCTCGAACTCCTGCATCCCGAGCTCACCGAACGAGAAGAGATGATCGATGATCTGCTGGACGAGCTGGGCTCGGTCCTGGACCATCTGCTCTGCTTCGTCCTTGAGCGCCGAGAGGCGGGAGTCGGCCTGCGCCGTGACGTCAGCGGCGTTGGCAGTCGTCACGGCCCCGAAGAGCGCGAGAAGAATCAATCGGCGCATGGGAAGCTCCGTACGTGAGTTGAGGACCAGCGAAGGGCACCCGACCAACATCGGTGTCAGGGGCTGCAGGATGCCCCATCACCGGCCGGGGTGCAATCCCCGTCGCCCGATGGCCGCCAACCTCAGCTCCTCCCTTGAATGGTTATAAGGGATCGGGTAGTATGAGGCGGCAGTAGTTGAGAACGACTCTCACTCGCAACCATGCGGGAATCTTCGGTGGCTCCCCCCCTTTTCTCGGCCTTGGCGCTCGTCGCCTCCATGCAGGCCGCCCCGAGCGACTCGTCACAGCTAGTCTCGCGAGAGGCATGGGTGATGGGCACGAGACTCGGAGTGGTCGTGGAAGCCGCCTCGGTGGCCGAGGCGAGCCAGGCCACCGAGAACGTCATCCGTGAGGTCGAACGGCTCGAGCGCATCTTGAGCACCTGGGATCCGCGGAGCGAAATGCACGCGGTCAACACCGCGGACGTCGGGAGACCGATCGCCCCAGGGGCGGAGCTCGTGTCCTTGCTCGCCGAGGCTGAGCGATACTCCCGCATCTCGGGGGCCGCCTTCGACGCTCGAATCGGAGCGCTCGTCGACGCGTGGGACCTCCGCGGCGCTGGAGTCGTGCCGGCGGCAGACGCGCTTCTGGCGGCACTGAAGGCCACGGGTGCGAGCGCCATCTCAGTCGACGAGCGCACCGGTATCGTCACCCGACACGCGGCCGCCGCCTGGATCGACACGGGAGGCTTCGGAAAGGGAGCCGCACTTCGTTCAGCGGCCCGTGGACTCGAGTCGGCAAATGTAGACCGGGCTCTCATCGATCTCGGCGGCCAACTGTGGGCGCAGGGGAGCGCACATAATCCCTGGTCCGTGTATGTCGCTCACCCTACGGAGCGACAACGTCCGGTCGCCCGACTCGAAGTGCACGGCGTTTCGGTCGCCACGAGCGGTACATCCGAGCGCTTCATCGAGATCGACGGCGTGCGCTGGGGACACATCCTCGACCCTCGGACCGGGCACCCTTCGCCCGCGTGGGGAAGTGTGACCGTCGTGAGCGCCGACCCGCTCGAAGCCGATGCCCTGGCCACCGCCCTCTATGTAATGGGCCCACAGGCAGGCCTCGCGTGGGCTGAGCGTTACCCGGAGTTGGACGCGCTCTTCCTGGAGGCGGAGGGCGGAGCGTTGACCGCTAGTTGGACTCGAGGCATGGAGCGGTGGTTGATCGAGCCTCCCGTCTCCTCGACCCCTCACCCGCAGACGCGAACAGAGCAAGAAGAAAACCACCGATGAAACGCATGAAAACGTTGTCTTGGCGAGTGGAGATCGCACTCGCGGCCCTAGTCATATCAGTCGCGCCCGCTCCACGACTCGACGCACAAGACGCCGACTCGGTGCGCCTCGCAACGCTGGAGCGCAGGATCGAGGCCATCACGCGCGAGCTGGAGCGCATGCAGCTCGGCCGCGACGTCGTCGAGGCGGATTCTTCGATCCAGGGCCTCGGGCCCGCCGCCTCGAAGGTGTACCGTGTGAACCAGGGCGTCTCCCTCGGCGGCTACGGCGAATTCCTGTATGAGAACTTCTCGGCGAAGCGGGAAGACGGCTCCGCGTCTGGCGCCCTCGACAGGTTCGACGCGGTGCGAGTGATCCTGTACGTCGGGTACAAGTTCAATGATCGCCTGCTCTTCAATTCGGAACTCGAGATCGAGCACGGAAAGGAGAGCTTCCTCGAGTTCGCGTACCTCGACTACCTGTTGACCGACCACATCGGGGTCCGCGGTGGAATGCTGCTCACGCCGCTAGGTCTCTTGAACGAGCTGCACGAGCCGCCCGTCTTCCTCGGCACGGAGCGTCCAGTCACGGAGAGCCGGATCATCCCGACCACTTGGCGGGAGAACGGCATCGGGATCTTCGGTGCCGGCGACGCTTTCTCCTGGCGCCTCTACCTGATGAACTCCTTCAACGGCGCCGAGTTCAGCGCCATGGGCCTTAGGGGCGGCCGCCAGAAGGGCTCCAAGGCGCTCGCCGAGGACATGAGTGTCGCGGGCCGCTTGGACTATACCGGCATGCCCGGGTTGCTTCTCGGCCTCTCGGCGTACAGCGGAGACACGGCTCAAGGCCGGGAGATCAATGGACAGCCGGTGGGCGGTCGTGTCCGCATTTGGGACGCACACTTCGACTACAAGACACGCGGTTGGGACCTTCGGGCGCTCGTCGCCGGCGCGCAGGTGAGCGACGTAGCGGCCATGAACGCACTCATCGGCCTGGAGGGAGCGGAAGGCATCGGAACGGACATGCTGGGCTGGTACGTTCAGGCGGGCTACGACGTGTTGCGCGCCTCCCGGTCCGCCCATCAACTGATCCCCTACGTGCGCTACGAGAGGGTGAACACGCAGCGCGGGGTCGCGCCGGGATTCTCTCGGAACCCGGCGACCGACCTGACCGTGACCTCGATTGGCGCGGCATGGAGGCCGATTCCGCAAGCGATCGCGAAGCTCGGGTATCAGATCCATTCCACCGCCGCGGACACGGGCGTAAACCAGCTGAACGCGTCGCTGGGCTGGCTTTTTTGACGCGCACGGGAGTGGCGGCAGGCGCACTCGCCGTAGTCGCGTGGGCCTCCTCGGTCTCCGCGCAGACGCTGACCCAGGACGAGGCGTTGGCTCTGGCGTTCCCGGGCGCAGAAGTGGAGCGGCGCACTGCGTTCCTGGACGAAGCCCAGCTCGCACGAGCGTCAGCGCTCGCAGGCCCCGATGTCGACGTGGAATCGACGGTGGTGACGTACTACGTCGCGATTCGGCGGGGAGAGCCTGCCGGCGTAGCCTACTTCGACGCGGATCGAGTGCGCACGCTCCCGCAGGTGCTGATGATCGTGGTCGGCACCGATGGCCGGCTTGCTCGTGTCGAGACCGTCAGCTTCAGAGAGCCGCCGGAGTACCGCGCCCCGGGCGGGTGGCTGCAACAATTCGCCGGCCGCGCACTGGATGACGACCTCTCTCTCAAGGGGGGGATCGCCAACATCACCGGGGCCACGTTGACCTCCGGAGCGGTGACGCGCGCAACGCGTCGTGTGATGGCGCTCCATGCGATCATC contains:
- a CDS encoding amidase, which encodes MELTVDQIQAAYADGEYTAVELTRAFLDRIEQYEDHYNAFISMNPDALLIAADLDELYASTGPVGPLHGVPVVIKDNIDQAGRVTTAGFEGFSSATGGVDMIPDDNAAVVDRLRAAGAIILGKTNLPDFAGHGTRTESTVAGVTLNPYNVDKVPGGSSGGTATAVNASFAVLGLGTETGGSLQNPASAQGLVAVKATYGLAPIEGIVPVSGTYVDVVGPLARTVRDAARTLDVIAGPTPEDPATYAAVGHMPEGGYLAALDSATLEGKRFGLVGPGWRSQWLPLDPLTEAEYRDAIATLESLGAEVVEDPFEGSGFIELYGERGRVPSQRAYDMLVYMQGLGPNAPFDSVEEWEALSGREFRWGRRRGGRGGRGGRGPAPPARPSATEAGDAFQAWRMRMRELYRGVLEEHDLDGLFFPQAGAPNRDLIEDPERPDYKPNNWPELPSNIINHLGVPVVTVPYSYYEDGTPFVLAFIGDLWTEAELLGYAYVLEQATKARVPPRLSVTPRG
- a CDS encoding YebC/PmpR family DNA-binding transcriptional regulator; protein product: MSGHNKWSKIKRKKGANDAKRGALFTKLIREITVAAREGGGDPEYNARLRLAVDTAKSNSMPADNIERAIKKGTGELEGVSYEEITYEGYGPGGVALFIECLTDNTNRTVADVRHALAKFDGSLGTDGSVAWQFERKGVFTIDASRYSEDSVFEAAIDAGAEDVADYGDEFVVTAEPADFMRVQAGLEKAGIEITSAELTRIAKNEMAVTGKDAVRLLKLLHWLDDLDDVQKVHSNADIDEAVLAEAM
- the ruvC gene encoding crossover junction endodeoxyribonuclease RuvC, which gives rise to MTDGRSSEEVIILGIDPGTAATGYGVVARRSGGAVSLVECGVIRTSTKETLANRIREIFEGVAGLIERHEPFAVSVENVFHGKNAQSALKLGHVRGVILLAAALRQIPIAEYAPRQIKKAVVGSGNASKEQVGFMVKQQLRLKDAPTPADAADGVAAALCHALMGSFPT
- a CDS encoding FAD:protein FMN transferase yields the protein MAPPLFSALALVASMQAAPSDSSQLVSREAWVMGTRLGVVVEAASVAEASQATENVIREVERLERILSTWDPRSEMHAVNTADVGRPIAPGAELVSLLAEAERYSRISGAAFDARIGALVDAWDLRGAGVVPAADALLAALKATGASAISVDERTGIVTRHAAAAWIDTGGFGKGAALRSAARGLESANVDRALIDLGGQLWAQGSAHNPWSVYVAHPTERQRPVARLEVHGVSVATSGTSERFIEIDGVRWGHILDPRTGHPSPAWGSVTVVSADPLEADALATALYVMGPQAGLAWAERYPELDALFLEAEGGALTASWTRGMERWLIEPPVSSTPHPQTRTEQEENHR
- the ruvB gene encoding Holliday junction branch migration DNA helicase RuvB, with the protein product MTEHTHITTPETLADDKQAEPTLRPHRLDEFIGQTKVREALSIAIQAAKQRREELDHLLFHGPPGLGKTTLAALIAREMGVNIKTTSGPVLEKPADLVSILTNQRAGDILFIDEIHRLRPIIEEFLYPAMEDWHIDIRLSDGPKAQTMTMKIEKFTLVGATTRFGRLTAPMRARFGIVQRLNYYPPDELTTIVQRSAKILGIDVSDDGAAELAKRARGTPRVANRLLRRVRDFAQVRADSRIDLGVAQDALRMLDVDEYGLDEMDARVLKTLIEKFEGGPVGLSSLAVAMGEDATTLEEVYEPFLIMEGFLMRTPQGRVATPRAFRRFGYTIPDGQKSPQGTLFVEE
- the ruvA gene encoding Holliday junction branch migration protein RuvA gives rise to the protein MISRLHGTLLARDTGRIELETRGGVVYEVEVPLTVLQRLPGPGAALELRTLQVVTDTSVALYGFIEAHERTLFQRLLTASGVGAKVALAMMSTYSAERLVRALVEKDTAALQQISGIGKKRAEKIALELADRVTDLAIATPSTPGQMGGAREAVQALVALGYSFTDADQAVRNVLESGAPDSTEDLIRQALAKG
- the queA gene encoding tRNA preQ1(34) S-adenosylmethionine ribosyltransferase-isomerase QueA, encoding MRRRDGSLVSDYEYELPAERIARYPAVRRDESRLLVVPPGPARLQHHRFRDVVDLFESGDVLVVNESKVLPVRLLGRKPTGAPAEILLVRPGREMNDPYVWEALVRPGGKLKPGRTVVIADDLAVEIVDSAPGGGRLVRLITAGSVTEALERHGHVPLPPYIDRDDEPLDRERYQTVYAREAGSVAAPTAGLHFTDELLSALDAKGISWAAITLHIGVGTFRPVEADDPALHDMHHERYVVSDAAARSINSARVAGGRVWAVGTTTVRTLESVASADGVVSAGSGSTELFIRPPYAFKVVDCLLTNFHLPRSTLLMLVAALGGYERTMAAYAEAIQGPYRFYSYGDAMAVVRRP
- a CDS encoding peptidase dimerization domain-containing protein, which translates into the protein MRRLILLALFGAVTTANAADVTAQADSRLSALKDEAEQMVQDRAQLVQQIIDHLFSFGELGMQEFESQRYLTELLEAEGFEIELGIAGIPSAWTARWSNGTGSPVIAMGSDVDGIPQSNQKPGVAYRDPIIPMAPGHGEGHNSGQAVNIVSALVVKELMERENIDGTLLLWPGVAEELVASKAFFVREGVFDGVDVNLFTHVSNGFGMSWGQAGGNALWSVQFRFTGESAHSAGSPWRGRSALDAIMLMGQAWEFKREHLRPAARSHYIIVEGGDQPNVVPQTATIWFYFRERDYELTKEQYDAAVLMAQGAALMTGTQVDTIMTVGSAWGRHFSKPVAEVTYANIERVGMPEWSDDDRRFAEAFQAEMGVDITGLPDTIGSLRGPVDLSRSLGGGSDDIGDVSWNMPTVTLRYPSNMSGGPGHNWANGIAMATPIAHKGGVAGAKVQALTLLDLFLDGETVEAAWDYFNDVQTVETEYIPFIAPTDQPAIWLNEDKMARWRPLMRPFYFDATRFDTYLEQLGIEYPTIRTRPISEDGEGQDGG
- a CDS encoding DUF481 domain-containing protein, producing the protein MRLSHKLLLLPFALVFAPIVGAVAQESNGYSRPNVFFDCDGRNCNDQYYRTEIDWVNWVRDREVADVHVIMTSLTTGSGGREYRLDFLGHGSQDGYEDTHLFQTLSTDTDREQLDQISHMLGIGLALFANTAGYRGLVTLTRPDPESAGQGQRLVSRDEVDDPWNLWAFRISGSANLDGESTRSTTRVTGSLSASRVTPTWKINLRGNVNHNRVDIELDDGDFLDVRTDYGFNPLVVYSIADHWSVGFEGTAGRSTRTNQDFRAELTPGVEYSVFPYDEATRRSFTFYYKIGPGYRNYFETTLLGEDSETRFEQSLQIQFSQRQTWGDASFSIRGSHYLHDFERNNLSLRGDIDFRIVRGLSVNARGDVAWVDDQIYLSAGGTTDEEALLRLRQRATSFNYGLQVGFSIQFGSIFNNVVNNRFRRAGFGGFGGGGFGRGR
- a CDS encoding FMN-binding protein, coding for MTRTGVAAGALAVVAWASSVSAQTLTQDEALALAFPGAEVERRTAFLDEAQLARASALAGPDVDVESTVVTYYVAIRRGEPAGVAYFDADRVRTLPQVLMIVVGTDGRLARVETVSFREPPEYRAPGGWLQQFAGRALDDDLSLKGGIANITGATLTSGAVTRATRRVMALHAIIDPFSANAR